One Methylocaldum marinum DNA window includes the following coding sequences:
- the fae gene encoding formaldehyde-activating enzyme, which yields MQVPKIDRVLVGEALVGEGKEVAHIDLIIGPRGSNAETAFCIALTNQKRGDNALLALVAPNLMAKPHTVLFNKVEIKNEKQATQMFGPAQRGVAKAVVDSVRDGLIPMDEAENTYICVGVFIHWEAEDDAKIQDWNYEATKLAIKRAIEGSPTPAEVLAQEEVAHHPLAAHD from the coding sequence ATGCAAGTACCGAAAATCGATCGGGTGCTGGTGGGCGAAGCCTTGGTAGGAGAAGGCAAAGAGGTCGCCCATATCGATTTGATCATAGGGCCGCGCGGCAGCAATGCGGAAACCGCATTCTGCATTGCCTTGACCAATCAGAAACGGGGCGACAATGCCCTGCTGGCGCTGGTCGCTCCCAATCTCATGGCCAAGCCGCACACGGTGTTGTTCAACAAAGTCGAAATCAAGAACGAGAAGCAGGCGACCCAGATGTTCGGGCCGGCGCAGCGCGGGGTGGCCAAAGCCGTGGTGGACAGCGTCAGGGATGGCCTCATCCCCATGGACGAAGCCGAAAATACCTATATCTGTGTCGGCGTTTTCATTCATTGGGAGGCCGAGGACGACGCCAAGATCCAGGATTGGAACTACGAGGCGACCAAGCTGGCGATCAAGCGCGCCATCGAAGGATCGCCCACGCCGGCCGAAGTCCTGGCGCAGGAGGAAGTGGCGCATCATCCGCTGGCGGCGCACGATTAG
- the parE gene encoding DNA topoisomerase IV subunit B → MNETYDASSIEVLSGLDPVRKRPGMYTDTARPNHLVQEVVDNSVDEALAGYAKSIEVRLLADGGVEVRDDGRGMPVDVHPELGVSGVEVILTKLHAGGKFSNKNYRFSGGLHGVGVSVVNALSDRLEVEVRRGGKIYAMSFGRGEKTSELREVGTTAKRDSGSTVRFWPEARYFDTPRVAVPRLKALLRAKAVLCPGLKITLKDEQANEEETWYFENGLPQYLLDRIGSNECVPEEPFVGNLEGHQEAVDWAVLWTPDAGEPVTESYVNLVPTPQGGTHVNGLRTGLTEAVREFCEFRNLLPRGIKIAPEDVWERCHYVLSVKMQEPQFSGQTKERLSSRECAAFVSGVVKDAFSLWLNQHPAIGERIAELVIESAHRRLKASRQVTRKKITAGPALPGKLADCSSQDMQLTELFLVEGDSAGGSAKQARDKEYQAVMPLRGKILNTWEVDSGGVLASQEVHDISVAIGVEPGSADLSGLRYGKICVLADADSDGNHIATLLCALFVRHFRPLVAAGHVFVAMPPLYRIDVGKNVYYALDEAEKKGVLDRIEAEKIRGKINVQRFKGLGEMNPSQLRETTMNPDTRRLVQLTLEEQQATDERLDMLLAKKRAADRKVWLEEKGNLAEV, encoded by the coding sequence ATGAACGAAACTTACGACGCCTCATCCATCGAAGTCCTCTCGGGACTCGACCCGGTCCGGAAGCGGCCGGGCATGTACACCGATACCGCCCGTCCGAATCACCTGGTCCAGGAAGTGGTCGACAACAGCGTCGACGAAGCCCTGGCGGGTTATGCGAAGTCCATCGAAGTGCGGCTGCTGGCCGACGGCGGGGTGGAAGTCCGGGACGACGGGCGCGGGATGCCGGTGGACGTGCATCCGGAACTGGGCGTTTCGGGCGTGGAAGTGATCCTGACCAAGCTGCATGCGGGCGGGAAGTTCTCCAACAAGAATTACCGCTTTTCGGGCGGCTTGCATGGGGTCGGGGTTTCGGTCGTGAATGCGCTGTCCGACCGCCTCGAAGTCGAGGTGCGACGGGGCGGAAAGATTTATGCGATGAGCTTCGGCCGCGGCGAAAAAACCTCCGAGCTGCGTGAAGTCGGTACTACGGCCAAGCGCGATTCCGGCAGCACGGTCCGTTTTTGGCCCGAAGCCCGCTATTTCGATACGCCGCGTGTCGCCGTTCCGCGCCTGAAAGCCTTGCTGCGCGCCAAGGCGGTATTGTGCCCCGGGCTCAAGATCACCCTGAAGGACGAGCAGGCCAACGAGGAGGAGACCTGGTATTTCGAAAACGGGCTTCCTCAATACCTGCTGGACCGCATCGGCTCCAATGAATGCGTGCCTGAAGAGCCGTTCGTCGGCAATCTCGAAGGACACCAGGAGGCCGTGGATTGGGCGGTGCTGTGGACCCCCGATGCCGGCGAACCGGTCACCGAGAGTTATGTCAACCTGGTGCCGACGCCTCAGGGCGGAACCCACGTCAATGGCCTTCGCACCGGACTGACCGAGGCGGTGCGGGAATTCTGCGAATTCCGGAATCTTCTGCCGCGCGGCATCAAGATCGCGCCGGAAGACGTCTGGGAGCGCTGCCATTACGTGCTTTCGGTCAAGATGCAGGAGCCCCAGTTTTCCGGCCAGACCAAGGAACGGCTCAGCTCCCGCGAATGCGCGGCGTTCGTGTCCGGCGTGGTGAAGGACGCGTTCAGCCTGTGGCTCAACCAGCATCCCGCCATCGGCGAACGCATCGCCGAGCTGGTGATCGAGAGCGCCCACAGGCGGCTCAAGGCCAGCCGTCAGGTAACCCGCAAGAAAATCACGGCGGGGCCGGCCCTGCCCGGAAAGCTGGCCGATTGCAGTTCCCAGGACATGCAGTTGACCGAGTTGTTCCTGGTGGAAGGCGATTCCGCGGGCGGTTCCGCGAAGCAGGCGCGGGACAAGGAATACCAGGCGGTGATGCCTTTGCGCGGCAAGATTCTCAATACCTGGGAAGTCGATTCCGGCGGCGTGCTCGCGTCCCAGGAAGTGCACGACATCAGCGTGGCGATCGGGGTCGAGCCGGGTTCCGCCGATCTGAGCGGGCTGCGTTACGGCAAGATCTGCGTGCTGGCGGACGCCGATTCCGACGGCAATCACATTGCAACCTTGCTATGCGCGTTGTTCGTCCGTCATTTCCGACCTCTGGTGGCGGCCGGGCACGTGTTCGTCGCCATGCCGCCCCTGTACCGCATCGATGTGGGCAAGAACGTTTATTACGCCCTGGACGAAGCGGAGAAAAAGGGCGTGCTCGACCGGATCGAGGCGGAAAAGATCAGGGGCAAGATCAACGTTCAGCGCTTCAAAGGCCTGGGCGAGATGAATCCTTCGCAGCTCCGCGAAACCACGATGAATCCCGATACGCGGCGGCTGGTGCAGCTGACCCTGGAGGAGCAGCAGGCGACCGACGAGCGCCTGGACATGCTTCTGGCCAAGAAGCGCGCCGCCGATCGCAAGGTCTGGCTGGAGGAAAAAGGCAACCTCGCCGAAGTCTGA
- a CDS encoding type IV secretory system conjugative DNA transfer family protein → MFIPIWKALPSIRKGIPCLLAVMALALFIPGGNIWAAVPQEVLDQAWQIGTRIKEIQDQTAATNEKKRSDEAAALQPVKEMQAQAGLLKQELAAIRNIYRSDRQALAVVDGKSAGPSNAADADVSRAAELRAELAALEARIKEAQAAHQELSKQYAAELSRLSQAKARTELELHQLRAPYVNDPEGLAEIDTKVTNAQGKQTSAQIAEAKELKRQEEAARAQEKRDAPGREAIQAAQASAPDRLLGRFEPTSEFEKDVLDAALMNIESNLLKASPRARDQIVQARIKELNEALKAINGKHAASERSEYPFRAQWLALSKAQFPPNEKTLIEPIRELYRPILTARQEQKAAHARFELIGMLLYFAGNTLSAALVLAAIIWLARRRAQSNDGIVPKFTTFAVDYFKANWLWLIPSLIAMLLNLLVGLLVLGVAFGVKTFIVSRIQERRHFAWMKAEPQKVIDAWFEELGKTPEQGVSNINRIFDERKRTLSHALFHNFQDTSQSSNTINAWLFFRISRNLATMEPREREFLRVVELLNALDEADTENGWYSWARFGLIWGNGKATADDYSYRMWDREKGVRDGPSAIRWFMEQSDASVDSVINAVLQRLEKKAAEANAKPELARLIKDVNKRVRGGTQWLAAEDVDGSAFARKSDFTLRLGLLDDTDVPLEYSGEGCMVTIAPPRSGKTQCHVFPNLLAWRGPALVLDVKGEIYAGTSKWRTENVGPVFRFSPLDPASSHSYNPLSFVRQETDYIWEDSRLLADMMIVPSGASDPFWENKARDVLTAAIAYLCYANPPDRRPMDRIIDIIHGGQAWEEMVSGLQMAMDVRSMVQQGTSLAGMNEKTRDSVLQTAQSSLSAWSGERIRRVTDKSDWSPLDLRDSRHPPTIYICLKPSEVESYTSLLRVFIAQHIRMLTNKLPPRDSAPILFLLDELPRLRYMPPIEEAIEIGGQYGLRLWLFAQSLGQLEAAYPNANGMVASCAVRTFMNPSGADGTADRLSEELGYRESVMDGSRQKLVEATELSGPEFQHYQVVMAHGSKPAKVKKAFAWQDAELSARMGSL, encoded by the coding sequence ATGTTTATTCCGATTTGGAAGGCCTTGCCTTCCATTCGCAAGGGTATTCCTTGCCTTCTCGCCGTCATGGCATTGGCGCTCTTCATCCCGGGGGGCAATATCTGGGCCGCAGTGCCTCAGGAGGTGCTGGATCAGGCATGGCAGATCGGCACTCGGATCAAGGAGATCCAGGATCAGACGGCCGCCACGAATGAGAAAAAGCGCTCGGACGAAGCGGCCGCGCTGCAACCCGTCAAGGAAATGCAGGCGCAAGCCGGTCTCCTAAAACAGGAACTGGCGGCCATTCGCAATATTTATCGCAGCGATCGTCAGGCTCTGGCCGTTGTCGACGGCAAATCGGCGGGGCCATCCAACGCTGCCGATGCCGATGTCTCGCGCGCGGCCGAGTTGCGCGCAGAGCTGGCGGCCCTGGAAGCCCGTATCAAGGAAGCGCAAGCCGCCCATCAGGAACTCAGCAAACAGTATGCCGCTGAATTGAGCAGGCTGAGCCAGGCCAAGGCCCGAACCGAGCTGGAACTGCACCAACTGCGCGCGCCCTATGTGAACGATCCCGAGGGTTTGGCCGAGATCGACACAAAAGTAACGAACGCTCAGGGCAAGCAAACATCGGCCCAAATTGCCGAGGCCAAAGAGCTCAAAAGGCAGGAAGAGGCCGCCAGGGCGCAGGAAAAACGCGATGCGCCCGGCCGTGAAGCCATCCAGGCCGCGCAGGCTAGCGCCCCCGATCGTCTGCTGGGCCGCTTCGAGCCGACGTCGGAATTCGAGAAAGACGTTCTTGACGCCGCCCTCATGAACATAGAGAGCAACTTGCTGAAAGCCTCGCCGCGCGCCAGGGACCAGATCGTACAGGCTCGCATCAAGGAGCTCAACGAAGCCCTGAAGGCTATCAACGGCAAGCACGCGGCCTCGGAACGAAGCGAATATCCGTTCAGGGCTCAATGGCTGGCCTTATCCAAAGCGCAATTTCCCCCGAACGAAAAAACGCTGATCGAGCCTATCCGCGAACTATACCGGCCGATTCTGACTGCCCGGCAAGAACAGAAGGCGGCGCACGCCAGATTTGAACTCATCGGTATGCTGCTCTATTTCGCCGGAAATACGCTGAGTGCCGCATTAGTGCTGGCCGCAATCATCTGGCTGGCGCGCAGGCGCGCGCAGTCGAACGACGGCATCGTGCCGAAATTCACGACTTTCGCCGTCGATTACTTCAAGGCCAACTGGCTCTGGCTAATCCCGAGTCTAATCGCCATGCTGCTCAATTTACTCGTCGGGCTGCTGGTATTGGGCGTGGCTTTCGGCGTGAAAACGTTCATCGTCTCGCGGATCCAAGAGCGCCGGCACTTTGCGTGGATGAAGGCGGAACCCCAGAAAGTCATCGACGCATGGTTCGAGGAACTCGGCAAGACGCCCGAACAGGGGGTTTCCAATATCAACCGCATCTTCGACGAGCGAAAGCGCACGCTCAGCCACGCCCTTTTCCACAACTTCCAGGATACTTCCCAGAGCAGCAACACCATCAACGCCTGGCTGTTTTTCCGCATCAGCCGCAATCTCGCCACCATGGAGCCGCGAGAGAGGGAGTTTCTGCGGGTGGTGGAACTGCTGAACGCGCTGGACGAGGCGGACACCGAAAACGGCTGGTACAGCTGGGCGCGCTTCGGCCTGATCTGGGGCAACGGCAAGGCCACGGCGGACGATTACAGCTACCGGATGTGGGACAGGGAAAAGGGTGTGCGCGACGGTCCCAGTGCCATTCGCTGGTTCATGGAGCAGTCGGACGCCTCGGTGGATAGCGTAATCAACGCCGTGCTGCAACGCCTGGAAAAGAAGGCCGCCGAGGCGAATGCCAAACCCGAATTGGCCCGGTTGATCAAAGACGTGAACAAGCGCGTGCGCGGCGGCACCCAGTGGCTAGCCGCCGAGGACGTGGACGGTTCGGCCTTCGCCCGCAAGAGCGATTTCACACTGCGACTGGGGCTGCTGGACGACACCGACGTGCCGCTGGAATATTCCGGCGAGGGCTGTATGGTCACTATCGCGCCGCCGCGCTCCGGCAAGACCCAGTGCCACGTGTTTCCCAACCTGCTGGCGTGGCGCGGACCGGCGCTGGTACTGGACGTGAAGGGCGAGATTTACGCCGGCACCAGCAAGTGGCGGACGGAGAACGTCGGACCGGTATTCCGCTTCAGCCCGCTGGATCCGGCCAGCAGCCACAGCTATAACCCGCTGAGCTTCGTGCGCCAGGAAACCGACTACATCTGGGAAGACTCCCGCCTGCTGGCGGATATGATGATCGTGCCCTCCGGCGCGTCCGACCCGTTCTGGGAGAACAAGGCCAGGGACGTGCTGACCGCCGCCATCGCCTACCTGTGCTACGCCAACCCGCCGGACCGGCGGCCCATGGACCGCATCATCGATATCATCCACGGCGGTCAGGCCTGGGAGGAAATGGTGTCCGGCTTGCAGATGGCGATGGACGTGCGCAGCATGGTGCAGCAGGGTACATCGCTGGCCGGCATGAACGAGAAGACCCGGGACAGCGTGCTGCAGACCGCGCAGTCCAGCCTCAGCGCCTGGAGCGGCGAGCGCATACGGCGAGTGACCGACAAGTCCGACTGGAGTCCGCTGGACCTGCGCGACAGCCGGCATCCTCCCACCATCTACATCTGTCTTAAACCCAGCGAGGTGGAAAGCTATACCTCGCTGCTGCGGGTGTTCATCGCCCAGCACATCCGCATGCTCACCAACAAACTGCCGCCGCGCGACAGCGCGCCCATCCTGTTCTTGCTGGACGAACTGCCGCGGCTGCGCTACATGCCGCCGATCGAAGAAGCTATCGAAATCGGCGGCCAATACGGCCTGCGCCTGTGGCTGTTCGCCCAGAGCCTGGGGCAGCTGGAAGCCGCCTACCCCAATGCCAACGGCATGGTGGCCAGCTGCGCGGTGCGCACGTTCATGAATCCCAGCGGCGCCGACGGCACCGCCGACCGGCTTTCCGAGGAACTCGGCTACCGCGAGAGCGTGATGGACGGCAGTCGCCAGAAACTGGTGGAAGCCACCGAGCTGAGCGGACCGGAGTTCCAGCACTACCAGGTGGTCATGGCCCACGGCAGCAAGCCGGCCAAGGTGAAGAAGGCTTTCGCCTGGCAGGATGCCGAGCTGAGCGCGCGCATGGGCAGCCTGTAG
- a CDS encoding sensor histidine kinase, producing the protein MIDSKRMKLERLFSLKYLIPIGFVVVLVPLLFAVMYAAFAIRDIARLEQQTFYQIVEQVKTARSALQMVSDIERKAKLFVILAHPAVRQPYERQSYETVRNALREALGELLKVGVDEKVALSINRLSEQERLVYEQIISAEADDRVALPDDRLFQALHAAANDLWQEISEQVDRDASELHAQSKSVQHDLVIKAGLLLPTSLAVILFLLTLLTRSVRQLDEAIRRLTARDFGQPISVTGPQDLRYLGDQLELLRTRLRSLEESKRQLMDNVSLEIKTPLARIVESAALIENRHTDDVGPEQREIGTTLSTNIHRLQELLDELTRYNRLHDEPERHAAESVKMQDLLSSVIENHRTRIQAKSLKIKELVQPVEVSGDREQLRTVIDNLISNAVNYSPEGGEIRIILRAVGDRMELEVEDDGPGIDEEESKHVFEPFYRGRAAFSFGTEGSGMGLAIASECVANQRGKIEILEPRQDKQGARIRVQFPLVEAA; encoded by the coding sequence ATGATTGATTCGAAGCGGATGAAATTGGAAAGGTTATTTTCGCTGAAGTACCTGATCCCCATCGGGTTCGTGGTGGTGCTTGTTCCCCTGCTGTTCGCCGTGATGTACGCGGCGTTCGCGATACGCGATATCGCAAGGCTGGAACAACAGACCTTTTATCAGATCGTCGAGCAGGTGAAAACCGCCCGATCGGCTTTACAGATGGTTTCCGATATCGAGCGAAAAGCCAAGCTGTTCGTGATTTTGGCGCATCCTGCCGTGCGCCAGCCCTACGAGCGCCAGTCCTACGAGACCGTACGGAACGCCCTGAGGGAAGCCCTGGGAGAGCTGTTGAAAGTGGGCGTCGATGAAAAAGTGGCGCTTTCGATCAACCGCTTGTCGGAGCAGGAGCGCCTGGTTTATGAACAAATCATCAGCGCCGAGGCCGATGATCGGGTCGCCCTGCCAGACGACCGGCTGTTTCAAGCTTTACATGCGGCGGCCAACGACTTGTGGCAGGAAATTTCCGAACAGGTCGACCGGGATGCGAGCGAACTCCATGCGCAGTCGAAGTCCGTGCAGCACGATCTCGTGATCAAGGCGGGATTGCTGTTGCCTACATCGTTGGCAGTCATCCTGTTTCTGTTGACCTTGCTCACCCGTTCGGTCCGACAGTTGGACGAGGCGATCCGGAGACTCACGGCGCGGGACTTCGGCCAGCCCATCAGCGTGACGGGGCCGCAGGACCTGCGTTATCTGGGCGATCAGTTGGAGTTGCTGCGGACGCGCCTGCGCTCGCTCGAGGAGTCGAAACGGCAGTTGATGGATAATGTGTCGCTCGAGATCAAGACGCCCCTGGCCCGGATCGTCGAAAGCGCGGCGCTGATCGAGAACCGGCATACCGATGATGTCGGTCCGGAACAGCGCGAAATCGGCACGACGCTGAGCACGAACATCCACCGGCTACAGGAGTTGTTGGACGAGCTTACCCGCTACAATCGGCTCCACGACGAACCCGAACGCCACGCCGCCGAAAGCGTTAAGATGCAGGATCTGTTATCGTCCGTCATCGAGAATCATCGGACTCGAATCCAGGCGAAATCCCTGAAAATCAAGGAATTGGTCCAGCCGGTCGAGGTGTCCGGAGATCGTGAACAGCTGCGAACCGTCATCGATAATCTGATTTCCAATGCCGTGAACTACTCGCCCGAGGGCGGCGAGATTCGGATCATTCTCCGCGCCGTGGGGGACCGCATGGAGCTGGAAGTCGAAGATGACGGGCCCGGCATCGACGAAGAGGAAAGCAAACATGTATTCGAACCGTTTTACCGGGGCCGGGCTGCCTTCAGTTTCGGCACCGAGGGCTCCGGAATGGGATTGGCCATCGCCAGCGAGTGCGTCGCCAATCAGCGCGGAAAGATCGAAATTCTCGAACCGCGCCAGGACAAGCAAGGCGCCCGTATCCGGGTCCAATTTCCGCTGGTCGAGGCTGCCTGA
- a CDS encoding REP-associated tyrosine transposase has translation MTDYRRFRVDGGTYFFTVNLAERHRKLLTDHIGALREAFRVVKEAHPFTIDAIVILPDHLHTIWTLPKNEQDFSLRWRQIKSAFSREIEKGERVSKSRSRKGERGIWQRRFWEHVIRNEEDFERHVDYIHFNPVKHGYVKAVSNWPYSSFHRYVRLGIYPKDWAGPEMNDLDFE, from the coding sequence ATGACCGACTATCGCCGTTTCCGTGTCGACGGAGGTACGTATTTCTTTACGGTCAATCTGGCAGAACGCCATCGCAAGCTGCTGACGGACCATATCGGTGCCTTACGCGAAGCTTTTCGTGTAGTTAAAGAAGCCCATCCATTCACGATCGACGCGATAGTTATTTTGCCGGACCACCTCCACACGATTTGGACCCTGCCGAAGAACGAACAGGATTTCAGCCTACGCTGGCGGCAAATTAAATCCGCTTTTTCCAGAGAGATTGAAAAGGGAGAACGCGTTTCCAAAAGTCGTTCCCGTAAGGGCGAACGCGGGATATGGCAACGCCGATTTTGGGAACACGTTATCCGCAACGAAGAAGATTTCGAGCGCCATGTCGATTACATACACTTTAATCCGGTAAAACACGGATATGTAAAGGCGGTTTCAAACTGGCCGTATTCGTCGTTCCATCGATATGTGCGATTGGGTATTTATCCGAAGGATTGGGCGGGTCCGGAAATGAACGATTTGGATTTCGAATAG
- a CDS encoding DUF3226 domain-containing protein codes for MEGQNDCHVILALCAKFNVPQTFGIYECGSDDQAIRRMNALISQPNPPRVVGLVIDADKPDLSGRWAIIRGKLAHYAYDFPDSPTPDGTILDSANEETRVGFWLMPNNQDSGMLEDFCSEMISKSSVITVRECIELAKQKGCATFKEVHYSKAIVHTFLALQDEPGRPLGQAITAHTLQSHTATAQRFVNWLYRLFGMS; via the coding sequence GTGGAGGGACAAAACGATTGCCATGTCATCCTGGCGCTTTGTGCGAAATTCAATGTTCCACAGACTTTTGGTATTTATGAGTGCGGCAGTGACGATCAGGCCATTCGGCGCATGAACGCGCTCATTTCACAACCCAATCCGCCTAGAGTGGTCGGTCTTGTGATCGATGCGGATAAGCCGGATTTAAGTGGCCGGTGGGCGATCATCCGAGGGAAACTGGCTCACTATGCGTATGATTTTCCTGATAGCCCGACACCTGACGGCACTATACTGGACTCTGCCAACGAGGAAACGCGCGTCGGTTTTTGGCTGATGCCGAATAATCAAGATTCGGGAATGCTTGAGGATTTTTGCTCGGAAATGATCAGCAAAAGTTCGGTTATCACAGTTCGGGAGTGTATCGAACTGGCAAAGCAAAAAGGATGTGCCACTTTTAAGGAAGTTCATTACTCCAAGGCGATAGTTCATACATTTCTCGCGTTGCAAGACGAACCCGGCCGTCCCTTGGGTCAAGCCATTACCGCGCATACTCTTCAATCTCATACTGCAACGGCTCAGAGATTCGTAAACTGGCTGTATCGGCTGTTTGGTATGTCCTAG
- a CDS encoding ferritin-like domain-containing protein, producing the protein MADRPFLTDVKTLRERARQHIEQGAVTPGYKADREVVVRLLNEALATETVCVLRYKRHYFMASGINAQSVAQEFLEHANEEQAHADSIAQRIVQLGGEPDLAPQGLVSKSHSEYVEGESLIDMIKEDLIAERIAIDSYREIIDYLGNNDPTTRGLMEGVLANEEEHAEDLVSLLQELGQ; encoded by the coding sequence ATGGCAGATCGACCGTTTTTGACCGACGTCAAGACCTTGAGAGAACGCGCCAGGCAACACATCGAACAGGGCGCGGTCACCCCGGGATATAAGGCCGACCGAGAGGTCGTCGTCAGATTGCTCAACGAAGCGCTGGCCACGGAAACGGTATGCGTGCTCCGTTACAAGCGCCACTATTTCATGGCATCCGGCATCAATGCCCAAAGCGTCGCCCAGGAGTTCCTGGAACATGCCAACGAGGAGCAAGCGCACGCGGACAGCATCGCCCAGCGTATCGTGCAATTGGGCGGAGAACCGGATCTGGCGCCGCAGGGCCTGGTATCGAAAAGCCACTCCGAATACGTGGAGGGCGAATCGCTGATCGATATGATCAAGGAGGATTTGATCGCCGAACGCATCGCGATCGACAGCTACCGGGAAATCATCGATTATCTCGGAAACAACGATCCCACCACCCGCGGCCTGATGGAAGGCGTCCTGGCGAACGAGGAGGAACACGCCGAGGACTTGGTCAGCCTTCTGCAGGAACTGGGGCAGTAG
- a CDS encoding DUF421 domain-containing protein: MDAFLNIDRAAYRFPWIERFLASKALELVKDGRILHRNLRREFLTEVELMRKVRESGIADLSQIQAAYMEGDGTISVIKRGS, translated from the coding sequence GTGGACGCTTTTCTCAATATCGATCGGGCAGCTTACCGGTTCCCATGGATCGAGCGCTTCCTGGCATCTAAAGCACTCGAGCTGGTAAAGGACGGGCGCATTCTGCATCGCAACTTGCGCCGGGAGTTCTTGACCGAGGTGGAACTGATGCGCAAGGTCCGCGAGAGCGGCATAGCGGACCTGTCCCAGATACAGGCAGCCTACATGGAAGGAGACGGCACCATCAGCGTGATCAAACGGGGCTCGTGA